Proteins from a genomic interval of Acinonyx jubatus isolate Ajub_Pintada_27869175 chromosome B4, VMU_Ajub_asm_v1.0, whole genome shotgun sequence:
- the LOC106977150 gene encoding cationic amino acid transporter 3-like, giving the protein MLCLALRRFGQKLVRRHVLEEYVADMGPDRRLTTLDLVALGMSCTVGVGIYILAGEVARDKAGPSIVICLLVAGLSSVLSGLCYAEFGVQVSYSGSSYLYSYVTLGELWAFITGWNLIIFFVAHTATVARAWTLAFDNLLGNQISQTLHESISPNVPQVLGEILGFIVVGLVLLLMELLILRSSRIFLVSKVVMLVKLLTLTFVIIAGFIKGDLHNWKLTEEDYVKAGLNDTSSLGPLGYGGFVPFGFKGILRGAATCFYAFIGFTIIVTRVEEARNPQYSVPMGIVISLFICFLMYFGVSSALTLMVPYYQLQPGTTLPEAFLHVGWAHACYVVTFGFLCSLSISIFGFMFPIRNLIYMMTQDGLLFPVLARIQTGTDTPIVATVILSIIAAIMAFFFRLTDLVDLMSVGALLAYSLLATCVLIIRYQPQRRTGRNEAEVQEENGPAAEKLTLQGLLFPGSSTPTPLSGRVVYVCSSLLVLLLTLLCLVLAQWPVLLSGDPVWISVVVVLLVLIIGITGVIWRQPQSSSHLHFKVPALPLLPLLTIFMNVCLMMQMTAGTWALFGVWMLIGFAIYFSYGIQHSLVN; this is encoded by the coding sequence ATGCTGTGTCTGGCACTTCGCAGATTTGGTCAAAAGCTGGTACGCAGACATGTGCTGGAGGAATATGTGGCCGATATGGGCCCTGACAGAAGACTGACCACCCTAGATTTAGTGGCCCTGGGTATGAGCTGCACAGTGGGTGTAGGTATATATATCCTGGCTGGTGAGGTGGCTAGAGATAAAGCAGGACCATCCATCGTGATCTGCTTGTTGGTGGCCGGCCTATCTTCTGTGTTGTCTGGGCTGTGCTATGCAGAGTTTGGTGTCCAGGTTTCCTATTCCGGCTCTTCATATCTCTACAGCTATGTCACTCTAGGTGAACTCTGGGCTTTCATCACTGGCTGGAACCTCATCATCTTCTTTGTTGCTCATACAGCCACTGTGGCCCGGGCTTGGACCTTAGCTTTCGACAATCTGCTTGGGAACCAGATATCTCAGACCCTGCATGAGAGCATCTCACCAAATGTTCCCCAGGTCCTTGGAGAAATTCTAGGATTCATTGTTGTGGGCCTTGTGTTGTTGCTCATGGAATTGTTGATTCTGAGGAGTAGTCGGATTTTCCTGGTTTCCAAAGTGGTCATGTTGGTGAAACTTTTGACCCTCACTTTTGTCATCATTGCTGGCTTCATTAAGGGGGACCTGCACAACTGGAAGCTCACAGAAGAGGACTACGTAAAGGCTGGACTCAATGACACCTCAAGCTTAGGCCCTCTGGGCTATGGAGGATTTGTGCCTTTTGGCTTCAAGGGGATTCTCCGTGGAGCAGCTACCTGTTTCTATGCATTTATAGGTTTCACTATTATTGTTACCAGAGTCGAAGAAGCCCGAAATCCCCAGTATTCTGTCCCCATGGGCATTGTTATTTCACTGTTCATCTGCTTTTTGATGTATTTTGGTGTCTCTTCAGCACTTACACTTATGGTGCCTTACTACCAGCTCCAACCTGGGACCACCTTGCCTGAGGCATTTCTCCATGTTGGCTGGGCCCATGCCTGCTATGTTGTAACTTTTGGATTCCTCTGTAGTCTTTCCATCAGCATCTTTGGCTTTATGTTCCCCATACGTAATCTGATATACATGATGACACAGGATGGGCTCCTGTTCCCTGTCCTTGCCAGGATCCAAACTGGCACAGACACCCCCATTGTGGCCACTGTGATCTTGAGCATTATTGCAGCCATCATGGCCTTCTTCTTTAGACTCACTGATCTTGTGGACCTCATGTCAGTTGGGGCCCTGCTAGCTTACTCTTTGCTGGCTACTTGTGTTCTCATCATCAGGTATCAGCCTCAGAGGAGGACTGGAAGAAATGAAGCAGAGGTGCAGGAGGAGAATGGACCTGCAGCAGAGAAGCTGACTCTACAGGGACTACTTTTTCCAGGCagctccacccccactccactcTCTGGCCGGGTTGTCTATGTTTGCTCCTCACTGCTTGTTCTGCTGCTCACTCTTCTTTGCCTGGTGCTGGCCCAGTGGCCAGTTCTGCTTTCTGGAGACCCAGTGTGGATTTCAGTGGTTGTGGTGCTCCTGGTGCTCATCATTGGGATCACTGGGGTCATCTGGAGACAGCCACAGAGCTCCAGTCACCTTCACTTTAAggtccctgctctgcctctcctcccactaCTGACCATCTTTATGAATGTTTGCCTTATGATGCAGATGACAGCTGGCACCTGGGCCCTGTTTGGTGTCTGGATGCTGATTGGGTTTGCTATCTACTTCAGCTATGGGATCCAGCACAGCCTGGTCAATTAA